From the Sphingobacteruim zhuxiongii genome, the window ACCTGTTAGGGGATGCGCATCAGCCGATGCATGTTAGCCGCGCGGAAGACTTAGGCGGTAATAAAATAGATATTACATTCTTTGGTCGTCCTGGGAATATCCATCGTGTATGGGATAGTGATTTAGTAGATAACGAGAAGTATTCTTTTATAGAGTATGCAGCCGTTTTAGACTACGATAAATCATTTTTCAAAAAGTATACACAATCTTCATTTGAGCAGTGGCTATATGAATCCCATCAGTTAGCGAATGTAATTTATGACGATGTCGTTAAGCAGAATAAATTGTCTTACGACTATATATACCGTTTTAAATATCCGATGGAAGAGTGTTTGTTAAAGGCGGGACTTCGCTTAGCAAAAGAACTAAATGAGATCTTTGGATAGTATTATTCAAAAACAAGAAAGCCGCTTCATTAGCGGCTTTCTTGTTTTTGTTATTGAATGGTCCAATTAAAATAGCACCCATCTGCCTGAAATAAAGCATTCAAATAGCTAAATTTCATATCTACATAGTCATTGGAACAGCTGTTAGAGTCGCTACAACAAAAATGGCGATCAATGTCGAAACTTAATCGAAAACTACCCTTCGAGTCCTGAGGTGAATATTTAAACTGAGTTATCTTGAATCCATCGGCCTGAGGACTCCCGTCTTTATCTTGCAGTTGATCAAAGATGTAAGAACGAAACGAATCCCATTGATCCGCGGGTACTAGTTTTAATAAAAGCGATGCATCGATAATTAGCTTATCCCAATCGTGCTTTTCTATCCTAAACGTAAACTCAAAAGACTTGCTATCCATGATTAAAATGATTTATAATTTTTTCGAAATCGGGAAAGTATTGACGAATTAATTCAATCTCGTGAATCGAGTTCAATAGTGGTAATATGGCTGAGAAGACGAAATAGTCTATGGTGCGTAAGGGAAAATCTTTAATCTGTTTATTAAATGTGATGTTTCGATTAGTACAATTTGTTTTAAAGGGACTCGCCTTTAACACCCGAAAAGTGATGTTGTTAGTCAAAATATTCAATTGTTCTTCCCAATGGCCAACGCGTTGAAGTATATATTGTTCAAAAAGTTGTTGTCTTAGATTTTCCGCAAATTTCTCTTGCTGAATATCTGT encodes:
- a CDS encoding YgjP-like metallopeptidase domain-containing protein, with product MLIKVDEKEYKLLTTEKKEIRIAHHQEETPTVFAHAQHSIDEVAAYIRQFQQDLSIYPQAESMLEFFRIALFGKKYPVKIVRNEEFKPFIKADLVHCSAKANTDIQQEKFAENLRQQLFEQYILQRVGHWEEQLNILTNNITFRVLKASPFKTNCTNRNITFNKQIKDFPLRTIDYFVFSAILPLLNSIHEIELIRQYFPDFEKIINHFNHG